GACGCCGAGCAGGGTCACTTCGCGGTCGCCATTGTTGCGAATCTTCAGGGCGGGGTAAACCCGCCCGGTCTGCGTGTCGCCCAGCAGGGTCGCCTCGACCTCGATGTTCTTCGCATAACCCGTGGCCCGCTCGTCGTGAAGCAGCTTGCTGAGCACGTCGTGGCCGTCGTCGACGATGTCCGGCAGGTTCTGAATCGTGTCGGAAACGACCTGCACGACCTGGAACGATGCGGAGTCCACGATCTTCAGTCCGTAGAGTGCCAATACGGTGACACTGGCGACCAGGCTGATACCGAGCCCGAAGAGCCCGATGAAGAACGCGGTCAACGGCGACATTCGATGGCGAATCTGCTGGTTCATGGCCTCAACTCCGCTCGCGGAAAAAACGATCCTGTCGCCCGGGGGCAACCGCCCCGCGGGACTCGGGTCCGCCGGATCACGGCCAGCGGGACCGCAACGGCCCATTACGGCACTCTATTCGATTCGCGAAGAGGAATATTGTGAAATCGGCCGCGGCGACGAGAACACGCATTTCGGAATGCCGCGGATGTCGCCCCGGCCGCGTGCAGCCCTACTTTCCCGACTAAGTCAGTGGCACTTCAAGCTGCTTGAGCAATTGTCGGATCCTGCCCGGCCCGAGTGTCGTCATCAGGTGGAACAGCTTGTTGATCACCTCGCAGAACTCCAGGATCTCGGACAAGCGCTGCTTGAGCCCCTCATGGGCATCGGCGTCTGCGCCGCCATTGCCCGCATGGGCTTCGCTCAGCATGGCCATGCAGCGTTCGATCGTCTCCACGATGGGCAGGACTTCCCGGCGGCGGCGCTCGCGGACGATCGTCTCGAACATCTGCCAGACGTCTTTTTGAGCCTGGAAATACTCCTTTCGGTCGCCGCGACGATGAACGCGGTCGATCAAGCCCCAATTGACCAGCTCGCGGAGATTCATGCTGGCGCTGCCCCGCGAGATGGAGAGCTGCTCCATGACGTCGTCCGTGCAGAGCGGCTCGGGAGCGAGATAAAGGAGGGCGTGAAGCTCGGCCATGGTACGGCTGATGCCCCAGCTTGCCCCCATTTCCCCCCAACGGCGAATGAAGAGGTTGGCCGCGGCGCGAATCGGGTCCGGCTGCACGTGCTTTCCTTTCAAATATTTCAGAAAATTCTGATTCAGCTGGAAGGATAACCACTTCTGGAGGCGATGAACAGCGGGGTGAAAAGAAGGCGAGCGTCGTTCCGGATTCACTCGCGCGACGGTCCGCTGTGCAAACCGGCCCGTCTTCCCCAAGGCCGAGTCAACCTTCGCCCGCCATCCCCGGCGCGGGGTGCAGTTGGTTCCCTCGCCGGTGCGAACCCCAGTTGTAGGGCCCGAAGAATCCCACTGTCTCGGAACGACGCTCACCAAGCCGCCGGTACGAGGTCGGCCGTGTCCCCCTGGCCGACTCCGCAACGCGGCATGACCTCCGTCGCCGGGTTCCCGCACCGCCGCGCGGCGCGGTCCCGACGACGTGATTGAGCCTGATGCAGTCCGGGAGGGCGGACCGCACGGGCGCTTCTGAGCATTCTGGTGGCAAGGACGGTCGCCGAGCCGATCCTCGCGAAACATCGCGGAGCAATCGGGCTCTTGCGAAGCGGAACAATGTCCGCGCCGCTACCGTGCGGGAATGGCCGGGTGTCGTGGTGAGGCAGGAGTGTTAGGAGCGAGTACGATGGCGACCGATTCGATGAATGAAGGACGAATGATAATCGTCGAATGAATCAGATATATCGAGCGCTCACCCAACCTGCCGGTCTAACGACGCAACGGTATTGTCCTATAGCAATCCCATTTGTACGCCGTGAGCCCTGTCCGGTCAAGAAAATCCGGGGAAATCGTGGCAAGGTCCGGTAACTGGGAGGGAAGAAGGCACGAAGGCACATAGGCGCGAAGGCACGGAGCAGGAAGGGGAAAGAGAGGCAATAGGCAGTAGGCAACAGGCAATTGGAAAAAGGCGCTGAGGCGCGGATGGGAAGCAATGGCATCAGGATCAGGGGGACGGAAGAGTCGCACAGGGGCAGACGAACTGCACATGAAGATCATTGCTTGCGGGCGGGGATGGTGCGCTGCGCGGTGCTGGATTCGTTGGCGGATTGAAGGCGCTCCAACGCACCCTTGACCAGTCGGCCGGTCGGCGGGGTACCGTCCGCCGCAAGGGAATCGGTCGCCTTGTTGCCTGTCGGAAAGGATGACGGTCGGCCGGCGCGAGCGAGGAGTAGCTCACGGAAGAGCAGAATGGCCGAGTTAAGCTGATCGAAAACGGTGTTGATGGACTCGACGAGGAGATACTGCCGGGCGGCGTTTTCCTGCGGAGCGGGTTCGGTCACGTTGGGAATTCCGCCGAAATTGACGTGCTGCGCTACGCCCTGGTTGACACGGATGCCCGGTGCCCGGCCTCGGACAGCGCCACCGGAGGCGTTGTCCAATGCGGAGCCGCCGTTGTCGATCAGCACCTGTCCGAAGGCGGGCAGGCTCATGGTGGCAAAGAGGATCGCGGCCAGCAGTTTGCCGAATCGGTTCATCGGAGAGGTCTCCGGGATCAACGAAC
This Phycisphaerae bacterium DNA region includes the following protein-coding sequences:
- a CDS encoding transcriptional regulator, with protein sequence MQPDPIRAAANLFIRRWGEMGASWGISRTMAELHALLYLAPEPLCTDDVMEQLSISRGSASMNLRELVNWGLIDRVHRRGDRKEYFQAQKDVWQMFETIVRERRRREVLPIVETIERCMAMLSEAHAGNGGADADAHEGLKQRLSEILEFCEVINKLFHLMTTLGPGRIRQLLKQLEVPLT